In one Solanum dulcamara chromosome 1, daSolDulc1.2, whole genome shotgun sequence genomic region, the following are encoded:
- the LOC129885205 gene encoding uncharacterized protein LOC129885205, whose translation MIKSNTSNDHKERSNTLSSIATRTTKQKDTGLNFLASNLSKTMGMESSLSTTRPKSRGMSPVVRPKSRGESPAGRLKIPGAQFLGFSDETPPNLKTDRSLSANRGRPNQSTNQRPGSSSSSSSSSSTPLPSKKPIRRQSCSPSVTRGRKQEISTSSTKFQQGSATTQVLGSKMVDKFMNARKSIHEEKEINKAKLNGSMNESSGFGRHISRISANVAHKHMEIHQDFGNYGKNGTSTGRKSSNIRSSRIHSA comes from the exons atgaTCAAATCCAACACTAGCAATGATCATAAAGAAAGATCAAACACACTGTCATCAATTGCAACAAGAACAACCAAGCAAAAAGATACAGGTCTTAATTTCCTAGCTTCCAATTTATCAAAAACAATGGGAATGGAGTCGTCTTTGAGTACCACCAGACCTAAAAGCAGGGGAATGTCCCCTGTTGTTAGGCCTAAAAGCAGGGGAGAGTCCCCTGCTGGGAGGCTGAAAATCCCGGGAGCTCAATTCCTAGGATTTTCTGATGAAACTCCACCTAATCTTAAGACAGACCGGTCCTTGTCAGCAAACAGGGGCCGGCCAAACCAATCAACTAATCAAAGGCCAGGATCATCATCatcgtcttcttcttcttcttcaacgcCATTACCTTCTAAAAAACCAATAAGACGACAATCTTGTTCCCCTAGTGTAACGCGTGGACGAAAACAGGAGATTAGTACAAGTAGTACAAAATTTCAACAAGGGAGTGCCACAACACAAGTTCTTGGTAGCAAAATGGTTGACAAGTTCATGAATGCTAGGAAGTCAATTCATGAAGAGAAGGAAATTAACAAGGCAAAATTGAATGGTTCAATGAATGAGAGCTCTGGTTTTGGAAGGCACATTTCAAGAATTTCAGCAAATGTGGCTCACAAGCATATG GAAATCCATCAAGACTTTGGTAATTATGGCAAAAATGGCACAAGTACTGGGAGAAAATCTTCAAATATTAGAAGCAGCAGAATTCATAGTGCATAA